AATCGATCTTGGTGGAATCGAAGATCGGTTTGGTAAACGACGAACGCGCAACACTGCGATGCATTCTCGGCGGTTTGCCAAACAACACTTCCATTGGCAGATCGACAGGCTTGTCATCAAAATAGGAGTCGCCCAGTTCCAGGTGGTGCGCTTCGGTAGCTTCACCGATCACGGCATAAGGACAGCGTTCACGGCGGCAAAGGGCATCGAACAAGTCCAGATTTTCCGGTGCCACGGCCATCACGTAGCGTTCCTGGGATTCGTTACACCAGATTTCCAGGGGTGACATGCCCGGCTCGTCACTCGGGATGTCACGCAATTCGAACTTGCCGCCCCGGCCACCATCTTTGACCAGTTCAGGCATGGCGTTGGAAAGACCACCCGCGCCCACATCGTGGATGAAGCAAATCGGGTTGTCTTCCCCCATCTGCCAGCAACGGTCAATCACCTCCTGGCAACGGCGTTCCATCTCGGGGTTGTCCCGCTGAACCGACGCAAAATCCAGATTCTCATTGCTGGAACCGGAATCCATGGAGGACGCAGCGCCACCTCCAAGTCCGATCAGCATGGAAGGGCCGCCCAGCACGATCAGTTTGGCGCCGACCGGGATATTGCCCTTCTCGACGTGATTCTCGCGAATGTTACCCAGGCCGCCGGCAATCATGATGGGCTTGTGGTAACCACGCACTTCTTCGCCCGCCGCACCGGGAACCTTCTCTTCAAAGGTCCGGAAGTAACCCGCCAGGTTGGGCCGGCCAAACTCATTATTGAAAGCGGCACCACCGATGGGACCTTCAATCATGATATCCAGCGGCGAGGCGATCCGGTCCGGCTTGCCGTAACCAAACTCCCATGGCTGCTCGTCGCCCGGAATATTAAGGTTGGAAACGGTAAAGCCGGCAAGGCCCGCCTTGGGCTTGGAACCACGGCCGGTCGCACCTTCATCGCGGATCTCGCCACCGGAGCCTGTTGCGGCGCCGGCAAAGGGTGAGATCGCAGTCGGGTGGTTATGGGTTTCCACCTTCATCAGAATATGCACCGGTTCCCGGTTATAACTGTAAACACCGGTTTCCGGCGCCGGGAAGAAACGGCCCGCCTCGCTACCGGTAATAACTGCAGCGTTGTCCTTATAGGCGGAGAGCACACCTTCGCTGTTCATCTCGAAGGTGTTCTTGATCATTGCAAACAGGGATTTTTCCTGGCCTTCGCCATCAATATCCCAGGAGGCGTTAAAGATCTTGTGGCGGCAATGCTCCGAGTTTGCCTGGGCAAACATCATCAGCTCGACGTCTGTCGGATCACGCTCAAGGTCGGTGAACGCCGTTACCAGGTAATCGATTTCGTCGTCGGCCAGGGCAAGGCCGAGGCGCCCGTTTGCCTCAACCAAAGCACCCCGGCCACCGGCCAACACCGGCACCCGGCCGAGGGGCCGGGGCTCGTCATGACTGAACAGCAACTCGGCGCCACCCGTCTCATGGAATACTTTCTGGGTCATTCGGTCATGCAGCAGGGTTGCAATTTTTTCTCGCTGTTCGAGGCCAAGCTTGCTGGAAGAGCGCACGTAGTAAGCGATACCGCGTTCAATTCTGCGAATCTGTCGCAGGCCACAGTTGCGAGCGATATCGGTGGCCTTGCTGGACCACGGAGAGAGTGTGCCCGGGCGCGGGACCACCAGAAACAAAACACCATCTGGCTGCTCCAGTTCGACACTGGGCCCGTAGGTAAGAAGGCGATCAAGTATTGCCTGTTCCGCATCGGAAAGGTCGGCATCGAGATCCACAAAGTGCATGAATTCGGCGTATACATGCTCCACATCAGGAACAAGTTGCTGAATCCGGGAGTGCAGCTTTCTGGAACGGAAAGGCGAGAGCGCGGGAGCGCCGCGAAGTTCAAGCATGATATCAACCTGTATCGCGCGAATCGGGGGACGTCTGAAAGGCCGCCATGATACTTGAAACCGAACGCAGGATACAGCGCAAGGTAGGTTCTTTAGCAGCTGTACAATTAACATTGTTTTGCACAGTAATTAATCAGTTTGATTGACCCCGCTGAAGTCTCAGGGGATCATTGGTCAGGCGCATGGAAAGCCTCAGGCATCATAAAACAGGAAAAACAGTGACCCGGTCACATCCTCCTGAACATTGAGCTATATGGAGATCAGGGATTTGTCGCGATTTTTCAGGCATCTTCGCAGTACCAGTTTTCCGCTGGCGTTAGTGTTGACCACAGCATTGTCCGCGACCGGCTGTTCCCGCCCGACCACGCTCCAGGAGGTCAGGGACGTGGGTGTGCTTCACGTGATTACCCGCGTAGCCCCTTCCATCTACTACGAGGGCCGAGACGCACCAACCGGATACGATTACGAGCTTGCCCGCCGGTTCGCTGAAGAACTGGGGGTCGAACTGCGTGTGCGGGTGGCCGAAGACAACACCGAGATTCTCTCCGTACTCTCGCGTAACTACGCCCACATCGGCCTCGCCGGCCTGGCCGAGCAACCCGATTTTGAAAGCAGGTATCGCGCAGTTCCCATCGGCGTGCAGGCGCAATCGGTTGTGGTTTATAACCGTGACTTCCCCCGTCCAGCCTCACTGGCTGACCTTGGCGGTGAAACCCTGCACCTGCTCGCTGACAGCAACCATGAGCACCTGATTGCCGATGACCCGGAAGGTGCCCTGATTCACCGGCACATCCATCCTGGGCTGGATGCTGCGGGGCTGCTGGCGAGGGTTGAATCCGGAGAAATTGCCTACGCTGCCGTTTCATCGAATGAGCTGGACCTGAACCATGTCTACTTTCCCATGGTCAAGGAAGGGTTTGCTCTAGGTGAGCCCAGAGACCTGGTGTGGCTGTTCCCGATTGCCCAGGATGAGACACTGGCAAACGCTGCCACAGAGTTTCTGGAGAGAGCGCAGGGTAATGGCTCGATGGCCCAACTGGCAGAACGCTTTTACGGCCACCTCGACCGTTTGAACTATGTAGGCGCGCGCACATTTATGCACCACGTGGAAAATCGCCTGCCGAAGTACCAGTCGCTGTTCCAGGACTACGCAAGAGACATTGACCTCGACTGGCGACTGCTGGCTGCGATCGGTTACCAGGAATCCCACTGGCGCCCGAATGCAGTGTCACCCACCGGGGTTCGGGGCTTGATGATGCTCACCCGCACCACCGCCAGCTACATCGGCATCAACAACCGCCTTGATCCTGAAGAGAGCATTGAAGGTGGCGCCCGCTATTTCAAGATGGTGCACGCCAAGATCCCCGAGCGTATTCCGGAGCCTGACCGCACCTGGTTCGCCCTGGCGTCTTACAATGTCGGGTTCGGCCACCTGGAAGATGCGAGAAGGTTGACGGAATCCGCCGGAAGAAATCCAGATCGCTGGATGGATGTTAAAGAATTTCTGCCGCTGCTGGCCCAGAAAGAGTGGTACACCAAAACCCGCTTTGGCTATGCCCGCGGCCACGAACCGGTGGTGTACGTTCAGAACATTCGCCGGTATTACGATGTACTCACCCGCATTACGGAACCCGACCAACCCAAACCTGACGCTGATCAGGAAGTGGTGTGGCTTGATCGGCAGCCTGGAGAAACAGCCGCACAGGCAGAATCACCTGAGACGCCGGGGCCGGATTTGCGGGCAGCCTTGCCGCCGGAACTGGGGATGATTCCGCCCACTCTGTAAGTGGGCAAATGCTCCCCCAGACTCACCACGAGAACTCATCGCCCCATTCTTCCTCACGCGCTTGCAGCGCCCGCTCTACCTGATTAGCAGAGAAGCCTCTGCGACTCAGGAATCGTGACTGCCGTAGCTTCTCCGGCAAATCATCGTCCAGCCGCCCCAGGCCGTAACGTTTGGCACGCAAGCGGACAGCTCGCTGGCACCAGTCTTCCTCTGAGACTTCATCGAGACATTCCGGAGTGAGATGAACGCCCCGCTGTTGCAGCTCTGCCAGAATCCTCAAGGGCCCATAGCCAAGGTCCATTCTCTGCCGGGCATACACATCGGCAAAGCGCTGATCGTTCAGCCAGCCTTCGCGCTCATACTCATCCAGGACAGTATCAATCAGATCGCCTTCAATACGCCGTTGCCGCAGCTTTAATACCAGCTCGTAACGACTGTGCTCTCTGCGGGCAAGCAGGCGCAGTGCCGCAGAGCGGGCTCTGTATTCCGGGTCCTGATCTTTTTCGTGTTTTGCCATAAAGCCCCTTCCCGCAAATGCATCCAAAACGCTAGACTAGCGGCCGATTCTTTCAACTACCCGGCCCACGCCTGTGAGCCGATGAACGGTGGCGGCCCACTTTGCCGCCACTGCTGACTGGTTTCAATCCCGAAGGATACCTTTGTATGGCTGCATTCATTCAGAAACTGTTCAAGTCTCGCAAGGCCAACCCGGCAACCGCACCCCGGACACCGGCAAAATCTGAACCCAGTCAACCCTCACAGGAAGAAACCAGGCAGCTCCTAAAAAAACAGCAGGAACAACAACTCGGAAGCAACCCGGACCAGGCCCAACTGGCCACATTGGCGATTGACGGGTTGACCGCAACCATCCGGCTTGAAGCTGCCGCCGCTCTTACAGATGAGATCCAGCTACAGCAAGTCCAGAAACGGGCCAAGGGCCGGGACAAAAGTGTTTACCAGACCGTCAAGCAGAGCCTTCAAAGCCTGAAGGAACAGCAAGCTGCCGAAACCGCCGTTCGCCAGAGAATCAAAACCCTGATCGGCCAGGCTGAAGATCAGGCCGCCAGTGAAGACCTCAAACTCTATCAGGCGCGGCTGGAAGCACTGCAGGATAACTGGAGTGAGGTCCAGTCAAGCGCCACAGCAGAGCAATCCCAGCAGTTTCTGGAAGCCGTGCACCAGTGCCGGGAGCGCCTGAAACAGATGGAACAGGCGCGGCAGGAAGAGGCACGCCACCGGGAACAGGCACTTCAACGCTCAGAGACACTGGCCCTGCTTGAGCAGACCCTGAGCGACCTGACTTCCCAGGAATCCAGCGCCCTACCCTCCCTATCCGCCCTGGATGCCCTGCAAAAGACCCAGGAAAACCGATGGCTGGAAGCCACCCGGGATACCCAGGTAGAGAAGCAGGAGCAAAAAGATTACGAATCGCGAATGCTGGCGCTGCGCAACTATCTCAGCGCCGTTCGCAGGTTTACCCAGGCCAGGGACACTCTCTCTGAACTAACACAGGTAGCAGGTACTGAAGAGGCTGACGATGGCCATCGTCAGAAAGCCCTTGAGCTGCTGAAGGAAATTGAGTGGCCATCAGACTTCCCCCAGCCAGCTGAGCTTGCGCCGGTTCGCAAACTGGCGGGCAAACCACGGCCAGCACAGCCGGCCGGCGGCAACCGGGACGAGCAGAAAGCCGCTTCCGAGGCACTGCACAACACCCTTCCGAAGCTGGAATCGGCCCTCGAGGCCAAGCAGTTCAAAGAATCCAAGCAGCTGCTCAAGCTCGCCCAGAACCAGTTCCAACAATTGGACGGTCGCCAGCGCAAACAGCTTCAGGCCAGGATGCAACTGCTCACCGGCCAGTTCCGGGAGCTGAGCGACTGGCAAGGGTTTGCGACGGAACCCAAACAACTCGCTCTCTGTGAACAGATGGAGCACCTCGCGGATCAGCCCATTGAGCCGGAGATCAAAGCCGAGCGCATCAAAGAACTGCAGAACGAATGGCGCGACTTGGGCGGCTCATCCGACCGGTCGCTCTGGAGCCGTTTCAAGGCGGCGTCCGATACAGCTTACGAGCCCTGCAAAGCCTACTTTGAGGCAAAATCGGATCTGAAACAGGCCAACCTGCACACGCGGGAGGCGATCTGTGACCAACTGGAGCACTTCCTGGCCAATGCCGACTGGTCTTCTATTGACTGGAAGGCGGCAGAACGCATTCACCAAACCGCCCGCCAGGAATGGAAAAGCGCCTGGCCGGTGGATTTCAAAGACAATCGCCTGGTTCAGAAGCGTTTTGACGAGCTTCTCAAACAATTGGAACGCCCGCTTGACGATGAACGCCTTAAGAACGAAGCTCTGAAACAGGCCATTGTTGACCGCGCCAGGGCACTGATTGAGCACGAACCCCTACAGGAAGCCATGGAGCAGGCGAAGGCCCTGCAAACCGAATGGAAAGCCATCGGCATTACCCGCCACCGGGAAGATCGCAAAATGTGGCAGGCATTCCGCAAAGCCTGTGACCAGATTTTCGCGCGCCGTGATGCCCAGCGTTCAGCACGTCAGCAGGCGACAGAAGAGGCGGACCAGGCCGCACAGGCCGTGCTGGCTCAATACCAATACCTGGACGCAGAAGCCAATGAAGCCATGCTGAGTGAAGCCCGGGCTGCGGTAAAGCAGGTTGCCGGCGGCGCGCTTTCGGGTGAGGTTAGAGAACGGGTTCAGCAGCTGCGGCAACGGCTGGATAGGATTACCCAGGCTAGAGCAATGGCCAATACTCTCGAGTCCTGGAAAACGCTGATCACCGACAAGGCCCAGGGGCGCCTGGCCGACGATGCCCTGCCGCCCCATTGGGCCAAATTGAGCAACGGGACCGACCGATTAGCTGGCAAAGATCTGGCCATACGGGCCGAAATTCTGGCGGGCGCACCGACTCCGGAACACGACCAGCAGCGCCGGATGGAAATTCAGGTTCAGAGGCTGGCCGAGGGGCTCGGTAATGGCGAGACCGAAACGCCCCTCAAAGAACTGGAAAGACTGGTGGCCCTATGGTGCAGCCAGCCTGGCGGCGATGATGTAACGCCGGAAAATGCCGACCGCCTGAACCGGGCGTTGGATGCCATGCTTGCGTCGGACTGAACTCAATCCCGCTGGTGCTCACTGACAAAATCCCTGGCCTGCTTCACCGCGGCCAGGGATTTTTGTTTCATCTCTTTCAACTCTTCATCCGCCAGATAAAACATCATATCAATCGTGTGCCGATAGTAGCGGGCGGGCAACCGGTTCAAAGCCACACACATCACGTCTGTCAGGTAATCCGCCGTGTCCGTTTCCTGCCGAGTGGCATCAATGGCATCCAGCACCAGCCGTTCGTAGAAGTTGTCGATCGCGTCTCTCAGTGACATAACCACACCTATGCCTGCTTGCTGATGATCTACTCTTCAACATAGAAGGCGAACCGCCTGCTGTCATTGTGACTGAGCAATTTAGCCAATGGGATTGGCAGCGCCTGTCATTACCCAGCGCAGCGAGTAACCGCTATGGTTACTGCTCTGAATCTAACGTGCCCGGAAAACAATCAACAGAGGAACAACCATGACAACCGAGGCGTACATCTTCGATGCCGTCCGCACGCCACGCGGCCGCGGAAAGAAAGACGGATCTTTGCACAGCGTCAAACCCATCTCCCTGCTGACCACCGTGCTCAAGGCCCTGCAGGAGCGTAACCAGCTCGATACCGCCCAGGTAGACGACATCGTGATGGGTTGTGTCACCGCCGTGGGCGATCAGGGCGCGGATATTGCCAAAACTGCCGCACTCGCAGCCGACTGGGACGAAAAAGTGGCCGGCGTCACCCTGAACCGCTTTTGTGCCTCCGGCCTGGAAGCCGTGAATCTGGCCGCCATGAAAGTGCGTTCCGGCTGGGAAGACATGGTAGTTGCCGGTGGTGTAGAGGCGATGTCTCGCGTTCCGATGGGCTCCGATGGCGGCGCCTGGGCAACCGACCCGGAAACCAACCTGCACACCGGTTTCATGCCCCAGGGCATCGGTGCCGATCTGATCGCCACTCTGGAAGGCTTCAGTCGCGAAGATGTCGATGGCTTTGCCGTAAAATCCCAGCAAAAAGCGGCCAGCGCCTGGGAAAAGGGCTACTTTGCGAAATCCATTGTGCCAGTCACCGACCAGAACGGCGTGGTGATCCTGGACCGGGACGAGCATGTACGCGGTAACACCACCGTGGAATCCCTGGCCGGCCTCAAGCCTTCGTTTCAGATGATGGGCGAAATGGGCTTTGATGGCGTGGCCCGTGAGAAGTATCACTACGTGGAGAAGATCAATCACGTGCACCACGCCGGCAATTCCTCCGGCATTGTCGACGGCGCCACCGCCATGCTGATCGGCAGCGAAGCCAAAGGCAAAGAACTGGGCCTGAAGCCCCGCGCACGCATTGTCGCCACAGCGGTTACCAGCACCGACCCCACCATCATGCTCACCGGCCCTGCCCCCGCCGCCCGAAAGGCGCTGGAGAAAGCCGGTATGACGGTGGACCAGATCGACCTGTTTGAAGTGAACGAAGCCTTCGCCTCGGTGGTGATGCGGTTCCAGAAAGAGTTGTCCGTTCCGGACGAGAAAGTGAATGTAAACGGCGGCGCCATCGCCATGGGCCACCCGCTGGGCGCTACCGGCGCCATCATCCTCGGCACCCTGCTGGATGAACTGGAACGCCGTGAACTGCGCTACGGCCTGGCCACCCTGTGTGTGGGCGGCGGCATGGGCATTGCCACCATTATCGAGCGCGTCTGAACGCCACTTTCAAATAAAAGGAACCGACCATGAGTGCCATCCAATACGAACTGGGTTCAGACCAGATTCTGACCCTGACCATCGACATGCCGGGCCAGTCCGCCAACACCATGAATGGTGAATTTCGGACCGCCCTGACCGAAACCGTCAATAAGGTCAAAGGTGACCTGGACAACATTAAAGGTATCATTCTCGCCTC
The window above is part of the Marinobacter sp. THAF197a genome. Proteins encoded here:
- a CDS encoding regulatory protein RecX encodes the protein MAKHEKDQDPEYRARSAALRLLARREHSRYELVLKLRQRRIEGDLIDTVLDEYEREGWLNDQRFADVYARQRMDLGYGPLRILAELQQRGVHLTPECLDEVSEEDWCQRAVRLRAKRYGLGRLDDDLPEKLRQSRFLSRRGFSANQVERALQAREEEWGDEFSW
- the mltF gene encoding membrane-bound lytic murein transglycosylase MltF, whose translation is MSRFFRHLRSTSFPLALVLTTALSATGCSRPTTLQEVRDVGVLHVITRVAPSIYYEGRDAPTGYDYELARRFAEELGVELRVRVAEDNTEILSVLSRNYAHIGLAGLAEQPDFESRYRAVPIGVQAQSVVVYNRDFPRPASLADLGGETLHLLADSNHEHLIADDPEGALIHRHIHPGLDAAGLLARVESGEIAYAAVSSNELDLNHVYFPMVKEGFALGEPRDLVWLFPIAQDETLANAATEFLERAQGNGSMAQLAERFYGHLDRLNYVGARTFMHHVENRLPKYQSLFQDYARDIDLDWRLLAAIGYQESHWRPNAVSPTGVRGLMMLTRTTASYIGINNRLDPEESIEGGARYFKMVHAKIPERIPEPDRTWFALASYNVGFGHLEDARRLTESAGRNPDRWMDVKEFLPLLAQKEWYTKTRFGYARGHEPVVYVQNIRRYYDVLTRITEPDQPKPDADQEVVWLDRQPGETAAQAESPETPGPDLRAALPPELGMIPPTL
- a CDS encoding late competence development ComFB family protein, which translates into the protein MSLRDAIDNFYERLVLDAIDATRQETDTADYLTDVMCVALNRLPARYYRHTIDMMFYLADEELKEMKQKSLAAVKQARDFVSEHQRD
- a CDS encoding DUF349 domain-containing protein; the encoded protein is MAAFIQKLFKSRKANPATAPRTPAKSEPSQPSQEETRQLLKKQQEQQLGSNPDQAQLATLAIDGLTATIRLEAAAALTDEIQLQQVQKRAKGRDKSVYQTVKQSLQSLKEQQAAETAVRQRIKTLIGQAEDQAASEDLKLYQARLEALQDNWSEVQSSATAEQSQQFLEAVHQCRERLKQMEQARQEEARHREQALQRSETLALLEQTLSDLTSQESSALPSLSALDALQKTQENRWLEATRDTQVEKQEQKDYESRMLALRNYLSAVRRFTQARDTLSELTQVAGTEEADDGHRQKALELLKEIEWPSDFPQPAELAPVRKLAGKPRPAQPAGGNRDEQKAASEALHNTLPKLESALEAKQFKESKQLLKLAQNQFQQLDGRQRKQLQARMQLLTGQFRELSDWQGFATEPKQLALCEQMEHLADQPIEPEIKAERIKELQNEWRDLGGSSDRSLWSRFKAASDTAYEPCKAYFEAKSDLKQANLHTREAICDQLEHFLANADWSSIDWKAAERIHQTARQEWKSAWPVDFKDNRLVQKRFDELLKQLERPLDDERLKNEALKQAIVDRARALIEHEPLQEAMEQAKALQTEWKAIGITRHREDRKMWQAFRKACDQIFARRDAQRSARQQATEEADQAAQAVLAQYQYLDAEANEAMLSEARAAVKQVAGGALSGEVRERVQQLRQRLDRITQARAMANTLESWKTLITDKAQGRLADDALPPHWAKLSNGTDRLAGKDLAIRAEILAGAPTPEHDQQRRMEIQVQRLAEGLGNGETETPLKELERLVALWCSQPGGDDVTPENADRLNRALDAMLASD
- a CDS encoding acetyl-CoA C-acetyltransferase, whose product is MTTEAYIFDAVRTPRGRGKKDGSLHSVKPISLLTTVLKALQERNQLDTAQVDDIVMGCVTAVGDQGADIAKTAALAADWDEKVAGVTLNRFCASGLEAVNLAAMKVRSGWEDMVVAGGVEAMSRVPMGSDGGAWATDPETNLHTGFMPQGIGADLIATLEGFSREDVDGFAVKSQQKAASAWEKGYFAKSIVPVTDQNGVVILDRDEHVRGNTTVESLAGLKPSFQMMGEMGFDGVAREKYHYVEKINHVHHAGNSSGIVDGATAMLIGSEAKGKELGLKPRARIVATAVTSTDPTIMLTGPAPAARKALEKAGMTVDQIDLFEVNEAFASVVMRFQKELSVPDEKVNVNGGAIAMGHPLGATGAIILGTLLDELERRELRYGLATLCVGGGMGIATIIERV